One Paenibacillus riograndensis SBR5 DNA segment encodes these proteins:
- a CDS encoding 3D domain-containing protein — protein sequence MKIKFGAVAALAAALGISTLVQAAPVQADSVHIAGETTTYYTLSNHYGISMDKIMNANPNIAANNIYPGLKLAIPGIMKTQALASVEPAAKASGEASLLSVEPQTNTVQAWGKEYSYDRVLQVKATAYSSAASENGKWGAVDYFGNPLKLGTIAVDPSVIPLGTKVLVTGYSHPGLPKQAFIATATDMGSAIKGNRIDIFIPGSQSYVADFGFQYVQLYMIE from the coding sequence ATGAAAATCAAATTTGGAGCGGTTGCAGCATTGGCTGCAGCCCTGGGAATCAGCACATTGGTGCAGGCCGCACCTGTTCAGGCTGACAGCGTACATATCGCAGGAGAAACTACTACCTATTATACCTTATCCAATCATTATGGCATAAGCATGGATAAGATTATGAACGCCAATCCCAATATTGCAGCCAATAATATTTATCCGGGCCTGAAGCTGGCCATTCCGGGCATTATGAAGACACAGGCCTTGGCTTCTGTCGAACCCGCAGCCAAGGCATCCGGAGAAGCCTCCCTTTTAAGTGTAGAGCCGCAGACCAACACTGTTCAAGCCTGGGGTAAGGAATACAGCTATGACAGAGTGCTTCAGGTCAAAGCAACGGCGTATTCTTCAGCGGCCAGCGAGAACGGCAAATGGGGGGCTGTGGATTATTTTGGCAACCCGCTGAAGCTGGGCACCATTGCAGTCGATCCCAGTGTGATCCCGCTGGGCACGAAAGTGCTCGTAACCGGCTATTCCCATCCGGGTTTGCCCAAGCAGGCGTTCATCGCAACTGCAACCGACATGGGCAGCGCGATCAAAGGGAACCGGATTGACATCTTTATCCCCGGCAGCCAAAGCTATGTTGCGGACTTCGGGTTCCAATATGTGCAGCTGTACATGATCGAATAG
- the ppk1 gene encoding polyphosphate kinase 1: MNVNEEEKKNNHTSPATAYLNRDLSWIEFNRRVLQEAQDPDNPLMERAKFLAIVSSNLDEFISVRVAGIQDQIRAGYTKKDFTGYTPSGLYKRLIKRVSKIIADQYRTFRDISRSLHKEGIVFVDYEDLTPAQELSIEQYYRDIIFPVLTPMAVDQSRPFPLVHSQFIYLAVVLTRKDSQEEEPYFAILQIPSNLPRCIPLPHRSNSKKRQFVFIEDVIRHHIQTLFSGYDPVAVSEFRLTRNSDLTIDEEGAEDLLEEIEKELRKRRRGVPARLEVQKGIHPYALEQLQAEFELEDFVFEIDGPLDLGFLRGFAGSLKGFSYLHDAPIEPLYPAEFDENEDFFEVLRERDVLVYHPYESFDAMTDFITQASEDEQVMAIKMTLYRVSGNSPLISALAVAAESGKQVTVVVELKARFDEERNIAWARKLEQSGCHVVYGLVGLKTHAKITLIVRQEGPELRRYVHVGTGNYNDSTAKAYTDLSLFTANSEIGLDASELFNQMTGYSANYDWNAFVVAPTNMSLSLQKLILREAEHAAAGRPSRIIAKMNSLSNQEVIDNLYSAAQAGVPIDLIVRGVCCLRPGIEGLSERITVRSIVDRFLEHSRIYYFENGGNPEVYLSSADWMTRNLTRRIELMCPVKDPVIRKQIVKILEITLKDNVKSSFLQPNGYYERADDKKAPFRSQFAAMEVTRWKGSRALPSAPKHS; this comes from the coding sequence ATGAACGTGAACGAAGAAGAAAAAAAGAATAACCATACCAGCCCGGCTACCGCCTATCTGAACCGTGACTTGAGCTGGATCGAGTTTAACCGCCGCGTACTCCAGGAGGCGCAGGACCCGGACAACCCGCTGATGGAGCGGGCCAAGTTCCTGGCGATTGTGTCCAGCAATCTGGATGAATTCATCAGTGTCCGCGTGGCAGGAATTCAGGATCAGATCCGGGCCGGCTATACCAAAAAGGATTTTACCGGCTATACCCCCTCCGGTCTCTATAAACGCCTCATCAAGCGGGTCAGCAAAATTATTGCCGATCAATACCGGACATTCCGTGACATCTCCCGCAGTCTGCACAAGGAAGGCATCGTGTTTGTGGATTATGAGGACCTGACACCGGCACAGGAGTTGTCCATTGAACAGTATTACCGGGACATTATATTCCCTGTTCTGACACCGATGGCGGTAGACCAGAGCCGTCCCTTTCCGCTGGTGCACAGCCAGTTCATCTATCTTGCCGTCGTGCTGACACGCAAGGACAGCCAAGAGGAAGAGCCATATTTTGCGATTCTGCAGATCCCTTCCAATCTGCCGAGATGCATTCCCCTTCCCCATCGTTCCAACAGCAAAAAACGGCAGTTTGTCTTTATAGAAGACGTAATCCGCCATCATATCCAGACTCTGTTCAGCGGATATGATCCCGTTGCCGTAAGCGAATTCCGGTTAACCCGCAACTCCGACCTGACGATTGATGAGGAAGGTGCGGAGGACCTGCTTGAGGAGATTGAAAAAGAGCTGCGCAAACGCCGGCGGGGCGTCCCTGCCCGTCTGGAGGTCCAAAAAGGAATCCACCCTTATGCCTTGGAGCAGCTGCAGGCTGAATTTGAGCTAGAGGATTTTGTCTTTGAGATCGACGGACCGCTGGATCTTGGTTTCCTGCGCGGCTTCGCCGGCAGCCTGAAGGGCTTCAGCTACCTGCATGATGCGCCGATTGAACCGCTCTACCCTGCTGAGTTTGATGAGAATGAGGATTTCTTCGAGGTGCTGCGCGAACGCGATGTGCTGGTGTACCATCCTTATGAATCCTTTGATGCGATGACCGATTTCATTACGCAGGCCTCTGAGGATGAGCAGGTCATGGCAATAAAAATGACGCTGTACCGTGTCAGCGGAAACTCTCCGCTCATCAGTGCCCTCGCCGTCGCCGCTGAATCCGGCAAGCAGGTCACTGTCGTTGTCGAGCTGAAGGCACGCTTCGACGAGGAGCGCAATATCGCCTGGGCGCGCAAGCTGGAGCAGTCCGGCTGCCATGTCGTGTACGGGCTGGTTGGCCTGAAGACCCATGCGAAGATCACGCTTATTGTCCGCCAGGAAGGGCCTGAACTGCGCCGCTATGTACATGTGGGAACAGGCAACTACAACGACAGCACTGCCAAGGCCTACACGGACCTCAGCCTGTTCACGGCGAACAGCGAGATTGGTCTGGATGCTTCAGAGCTGTTCAACCAGATGACAGGCTATTCGGCCAATTATGACTGGAACGCCTTCGTTGTGGCCCCGACCAACATGAGCCTGTCGCTGCAAAAGCTGATTCTGCGCGAAGCCGAGCATGCCGCTGCCGGGCGTCCATCACGGATCATTGCCAAAATGAACTCTTTGTCGAACCAGGAGGTCATTGACAATCTGTACAGCGCCGCCCAGGCAGGAGTGCCGATTGACCTGATAGTGCGCGGCGTCTGCTGCCTGCGGCCGGGGATAGAAGGCCTTAGCGAGCGGATCACGGTCCGCAGTATTGTAGACCGTTTCCTGGAGCATTCCCGGATCTATTATTTCGAGAATGGCGGCAATCCTGAGGTCTACCTGTCCAGTGCCGATTGGATGACACGCAATCTGACGCGGCGCATTGAACTGATGTGCCCGGTGAAGGACCCGGTAATCCGCAAGCAGATTGTCAAAATTCTTGAGATCACCCTCAAGGATAATGTGAAATCCAGCTTTTTGCAGCCAAACGGATATTATGAACGTGCTGACGACAAAAAGGCCCCTTTCCGGAGCCAGTTCGCTGCTATGGAGGTTACGCGTTGGAAGGGAAGCCGAGCTTTACCTTCAGCCCCCAAACATTCCTGA
- a CDS encoding dihydroorotate dehydrogenase, with translation MINMTANIAGVHFKNPVIMASGTFGFGREYSKLYDVSLLGGISGKGLTLHPKAGNPGVRVYETASGMLNSVGLENPGVEAFLAKELPYWEMLDTARLVNLGGNTLPDYVLGAELIQRDADARSAAGKPAVDMIELNISCPNVKEGGIAFGVKTPAAQEVVRAVRAATKLPLAVKLSPNAEDIAEMAVMCQEEGADAISLINTISGMKIDVRRRRSVFNNLYAGLSGPAIKPVALRMVHQVAKRVSIPVIGMGGITSATDIIEFIMAGATVIQVGTYNFMNLRAGSTLVDELQQFMIEENISSLEEIRGII, from the coding sequence ATGATTAATATGACGGCTAATATAGCGGGTGTTCATTTCAAGAACCCGGTCATCATGGCCTCCGGAACCTTCGGGTTCGGCCGTGAATACAGCAAGCTGTACGATGTTTCACTGCTGGGGGGCATCTCCGGCAAAGGCCTGACCCTTCACCCCAAGGCCGGCAACCCCGGTGTGCGTGTCTATGAGACAGCTTCCGGCATGCTGAATAGCGTAGGGCTGGAGAATCCGGGGGTAGAAGCCTTTCTCGCCAAAGAGCTTCCTTATTGGGAGATGCTGGATACCGCACGTTTGGTGAACCTCGGCGGGAACACGCTGCCGGATTATGTGCTGGGGGCCGAGCTGATTCAGCGGGATGCCGATGCGCGCAGCGCTGCCGGCAAACCTGCGGTGGATATGATTGAGCTGAATATTTCCTGTCCCAACGTCAAGGAAGGCGGCATCGCCTTTGGTGTAAAAACGCCTGCCGCACAGGAAGTAGTGCGTGCTGTAAGAGCGGCAACCAAGCTTCCGCTAGCGGTGAAACTGTCCCCGAACGCCGAGGATATCGCGGAAATGGCCGTAATGTGCCAGGAGGAAGGCGCTGACGCCATCTCGCTGATCAATACAATCTCCGGCATGAAGATCGATGTCCGCCGCCGCCGCAGTGTATTTAATAATTTGTATGCCGGATTGTCCGGTCCTGCAATCAAACCGGTGGCGCTCCGGATGGTGCACCAGGTGGCGAAGCGGGTATCCATACCGGTGATTGGCATGGGGGGAATTACCTCCGCTACAGACATCATTGAATTCATTATGGCTGGTGCAACGGTGATTCAGGTAGGCACATATAACTTCATGAATTTGCGGGCAGGCAGTACGCTTGTAGATGAGCTGCAGCAGTTCATGATTGAAGAGAACATATCGTCGCTGGAGGAAATCCGCGGCATCATCTGA
- a CDS encoding dihydroorotate dehydrogenase electron transfer subunit translates to MATVISNERLADGVYHLRVEGDYGGAMGQFYMLRAWGAFPLLSRPLSIHQVNDNGVEFLYHVVGEGTKILAELEPGDSLELEGPFGSGFPVVDGKVALVGGGIGIAPLYYCAQELPGSDIYLGFSREAFRTEAFRPLAAELTVNVGGLVLDSVDFTSYDHIFVCGPHPMLKAAQLKGIAAQAAGKRPNVYLSLENRMACGIGACLVCSVSCRDGQRKACADGPVFLAEEVIFHD, encoded by the coding sequence GTGGCGACGGTGATAAGTAACGAGCGGCTGGCAGATGGAGTGTATCACCTCCGGGTCGAAGGGGATTACGGTGGTGCAATGGGGCAATTCTACATGTTGCGGGCATGGGGAGCCTTTCCGCTGCTGTCCAGACCGCTAAGCATACATCAAGTGAACGATAACGGTGTGGAATTTCTGTATCATGTGGTGGGTGAGGGCACGAAGATTTTGGCTGAACTGGAGCCCGGGGATTCCCTGGAGCTCGAAGGTCCTTTTGGCAGCGGATTTCCGGTTGTAGACGGCAAGGTTGCATTGGTAGGCGGGGGAATCGGGATCGCCCCTTTGTACTATTGTGCGCAGGAACTGCCGGGCAGCGATATTTATCTGGGCTTCAGCCGTGAGGCGTTCCGCACTGAGGCTTTTCGTCCTCTGGCTGCTGAATTGACAGTCAACGTGGGCGGCCTGGTGCTTGACAGTGTCGATTTTACCAGCTATGACCATATCTTTGTCTGCGGCCCGCATCCGATGCTGAAAGCTGCGCAGCTGAAAGGGATAGCTGCACAGGCGGCTGGCAAAAGACCCAATGTGTATCTGTCCCTGGAGAACCGCATGGCTTGCGGAATCGGCGCCTGTCTCGTGTGCAGTGTCTCCTGCCGTGACGGACAGCGCAAGGCTTGCGCGGATGGTCCGGTATTCCTCGCGGAAGAGGTGATCTTCCATGATTAA
- the lpdD gene encoding prenylated flavin chaperone LpdD, with protein sequence MSSSQLHPADIEFSAIEVGRDLLLVIGGGVRHIGAASTAYMEEGNVKVSTSAVPHHKEHTVSESIATRVAEALDRTVTVVMGIHYDNLSKEGIARVVEIVNLKVDQYLFGQNLKR encoded by the coding sequence ATGTCTTCTTCACAGCTTCATCCGGCTGACATTGAATTCTCAGCAATCGAGGTAGGCCGGGACCTGCTGCTGGTGATTGGCGGAGGAGTCCGGCACATTGGCGCAGCCAGCACGGCTTATATGGAGGAAGGGAACGTTAAGGTATCAACGTCGGCGGTTCCTCACCATAAGGAGCATACGGTCTCCGAGTCAATTGCCACGCGGGTTGCCGAAGCGCTTGACCGGACGGTTACGGTGGTGATGGGCATTCATTACGACAATTTAAGCAAGGAAGGCATAGCCCGGGTTGTGGAAATTGTGAATCTCAAAGTAGATCAATATTTATTTGGGCAAAATTTGAAACGATGA
- a CDS encoding Ppx/GppA phosphatase family protein has product MRDDLRRIGIIDIGSNSIRLVIYDTTPEGGYKIIKECKYSARLSEKITKDGRLERRDMDTIVPVLHQFKEICSEFEVDSIRAGATAAIRNAANSAEIVAYLSEASEIHIEVISGHQEAYFGFLGVINAFDIQDGFVIDIGGGSTEITLFRGRRYQQSISFPFGAVNTNLMFGHHGNWNSDQVRKLQAYVTGRLVEHDWLNSGPGLPLYGLGGTLRSLGKLDQKLRDYSLPNSHGYTLSGETIDKFMETLPAIPYEKRKDLDGLSKSRGDIIVSGLIIFHTVYRYLGASQAVISGEGLREGMLHDLLDPGQPVRDSALEFSLNTIVRFDIRTSKRHLDHIYKLALSLFDAFDAEGDRDEQRMLIYVSVMLHRTGSNINYYQSKRHTRYWLMNSPIRGLTHRQLILGALIASYSTKSRKQKLSQTHKDILLASDEEWIHKLGTLVQLSIALDSTEIGIVSGLEARLHGNTLDLELQGAGELLIGLEDIENALKAFRNVWGLKVKLGFPSNA; this is encoded by the coding sequence ATGAGAGATGATCTTCGCCGGATTGGCATCATTGATATTGGTTCCAACTCCATTCGCCTTGTGATCTATGATACGACGCCGGAAGGAGGCTACAAAATCATCAAGGAGTGCAAATACTCCGCTCGTCTGAGCGAGAAAATTACCAAGGACGGCAGGCTGGAGCGGAGGGACATGGATACGATTGTGCCTGTCCTGCATCAGTTCAAGGAGATTTGCAGCGAGTTTGAGGTCGACAGCATCCGTGCCGGCGCCACTGCGGCCATCCGCAATGCGGCGAATTCAGCGGAGATCGTCGCCTACCTTTCGGAGGCATCGGAGATTCATATTGAAGTCATCAGCGGACACCAGGAGGCCTACTTTGGATTTCTGGGCGTCATCAACGCCTTTGATATTCAGGATGGCTTTGTGATAGATATCGGGGGCGGAAGCACGGAGATCACCTTGTTCCGGGGACGGCGCTACCAGCAGAGCATCTCCTTCCCGTTTGGTGCGGTGAATACGAATCTGATGTTCGGCCACCATGGCAATTGGAACAGTGATCAGGTACGCAAGCTTCAGGCCTATGTGACCGGGAGGCTGGTGGAGCATGATTGGCTGAACAGCGGGCCGGGATTGCCGCTCTACGGGCTTGGCGGGACACTGCGCTCCCTCGGGAAGCTGGACCAGAAGCTGCGGGATTATTCACTGCCGAATTCACACGGCTACACACTTTCCGGCGAGACCATTGATAAATTCATGGAGACGCTGCCTGCCATACCGTATGAGAAACGCAAGGATTTGGACGGGCTCTCCAAGAGCCGGGGGGATATCATCGTCTCCGGCCTGATTATCTTTCACACGGTGTACCGGTATCTCGGGGCAAGCCAGGCCGTAATCAGCGGAGAAGGCCTGCGGGAAGGCATGCTGCATGATCTGCTTGATCCCGGGCAGCCTGTGCGCGACAGTGCCCTGGAATTCAGCCTGAACACGATTGTCCGCTTTGACATCCGTACCTCGAAGCGGCATCTGGACCACATCTACAAGCTGGCGCTGAGCCTGTTTGACGCCTTTGATGCTGAAGGGGACCGGGACGAACAGCGGATGCTGATCTATGTGTCCGTCATGCTGCACCGGACCGGCTCCAATATCAATTATTATCAGTCCAAGCGGCATACCCGCTACTGGCTGATGAATTCCCCGATCCGCGGGCTTACCCACCGCCAGCTGATTCTGGGCGCTTTGATTGCCTCTTACAGCACAAAAAGCCGGAAGCAGAAATTGTCCCAGACGCACAAGGACATTTTGCTGGCTTCCGACGAGGAATGGATTCATAAGCTCGGTACGCTGGTACAGCTGAGCATTGCTCTGGACAGTACCGAGATTGGCATTGTAAGCGGGCTGGAAGCCCGCCTGCACGGCAATACGCTTGATCTGGAGCTGCAGGGTGCAGGCGAGCTCCTTATCGGGCTGGAGGACATCGAGAACGCCCTCAAGGCGTTCAGGAATGTTTGGGGGCTGAAGGTAAAGCTCGGCTTCCCTTCCAACGCGTAA
- a CDS encoding NADH:flavin oxidoreductase/NADH oxidase — protein MPDLFAPYELKALSLKNRVVMPPMCQYAVDKQDGIPNDWHFVHYVSRAVGGTGFIIVEMTGIHPDGRITNQDTGIWSDEHIAAYRRLTDAVHTQGARIAIQLGHAGRKAQDAEPPVAPSAIPFDANSKTPRELRTEEIAGLVEAYREGARRAVEAGFDTVELHGAHGYLIHQFHSPLTNVREDEYGADPVLFGEQVTRAVREVLPVEMPLLMRVSAKEYVEGGYNEDYALEFCRRYKAAGVDMFHVSSGGEGPIGSNGGPGAGPAYQVALAEYIRSGLQVPVIAVGRLESYEEAQSIVTGEKAELVAVGRGMLSDPYWALHAEEALGGIDKANVPKPYERGVWKRK, from the coding sequence ATGCCGGATTTGTTTGCACCCTATGAATTGAAGGCCCTGTCCTTAAAAAATCGAGTGGTAATGCCCCCTATGTGCCAATACGCTGTAGACAAGCAGGATGGAATCCCGAATGATTGGCATTTCGTTCATTATGTCAGCCGGGCTGTGGGCGGTACAGGATTCATTATTGTAGAGATGACCGGAATCCATCCGGATGGCCGCATCACCAATCAGGATACGGGGATCTGGAGCGATGAGCATATTGCAGCTTACCGGAGGCTGACCGATGCAGTACATACTCAAGGTGCCAGAATTGCCATCCAGCTTGGTCATGCCGGCCGCAAGGCCCAGGATGCGGAGCCTCCCGTTGCACCGTCAGCCATTCCATTCGACGCCAACTCCAAAACGCCCCGGGAGCTCCGCACAGAAGAAATTGCCGGGCTGGTTGAGGCCTACCGTGAAGGGGCGCGGCGGGCAGTTGAAGCTGGCTTTGATACTGTTGAGCTGCACGGAGCACACGGGTATCTGATACACCAGTTCCATTCTCCGCTGACCAATGTCAGAGAGGACGAATACGGGGCAGACCCGGTTCTGTTCGGGGAACAGGTAACCCGTGCCGTACGTGAGGTTCTTCCTGTTGAAATGCCGCTGCTTATGAGAGTATCCGCCAAAGAATACGTCGAAGGCGGATATAATGAAGACTATGCGCTTGAATTCTGCCGCCGCTATAAGGCCGCTGGAGTGGATATGTTCCATGTGTCTTCAGGAGGCGAAGGACCTATTGGATCAAATGGCGGACCTGGTGCAGGACCGGCTTACCAGGTCGCTCTTGCCGAGTACATCCGCAGCGGACTTCAGGTTCCTGTGATTGCAGTAGGGCGCCTGGAATCCTATGAGGAGGCACAGTCGATTGTCACCGGGGAGAAGGCGGAGCTTGTCGCTGTGGGCCGCGGAATGCTGAGCGACCCCTATTGGGCGCTGCACGCCGAAGAGGCGCTTGGCGGCATAGATAAGGCGAATGTGCCAAAGCCATATGAACGCGGGGTCTGGAAGCGAAAATAG
- a CDS encoding polysaccharide deacetylase family protein, whose amino-acid sequence MKCLQMSLKLLILGSICITLHIPVSSAQPAAASPEIPGPILRLGSSQKPEANPKDERAIPAGSSSRSAAQSQKRSKTLTLSQLLRKYPETIKTRGPHRKQIALTFDDVPDPRFTPQVLDVLRRYHVHATFFIVGSRAEKHPGLVARMIREGHTVGNHSYNHPQFGKISVNAFRTQIIRTENIIKTTAGYKPRLIRPPYGDISEPQLKWAKAHGYKLVNWNVDSLDWKGLSKSQVRNNIIANAGQGAIILQHGGGGRGSDLRGTIQALPEVISIMRNRGYTFVTVPQLLQINKEK is encoded by the coding sequence ATGAAATGTCTGCAGATGAGCCTAAAGCTGCTCATTCTGGGGAGTATCTGTATAACACTGCACATTCCTGTGTCCTCCGCTCAGCCTGCCGCCGCCTCTCCGGAGATTCCAGGGCCGATTCTCCGACTGGGCAGCAGCCAAAAACCGGAGGCCAATCCCAAGGATGAGCGGGCCATCCCGGCAGGTTCTTCTTCCCGCAGCGCAGCACAATCGCAAAAACGCTCCAAAACACTTACCCTCAGCCAATTGCTGCGCAAATATCCTGAAACGATCAAGACCCGGGGGCCTCATAGGAAACAAATCGCCCTTACGTTCGATGATGTGCCGGACCCCCGGTTCACCCCGCAGGTGCTGGACGTGCTGCGCAGGTATCATGTGCATGCCACGTTTTTTATTGTAGGCAGCCGGGCAGAGAAGCACCCGGGGCTTGTGGCAAGGATGATCAGGGAAGGCCACACTGTCGGCAATCATTCCTACAACCATCCGCAGTTCGGCAAAATCAGCGTAAATGCGTTCCGCACACAGATTATCCGCACGGAAAATATCATCAAGACAACGGCCGGTTATAAACCGCGGCTGATCCGCCCGCCCTATGGGGACATCAGCGAACCGCAGCTGAAATGGGCTAAAGCCCACGGCTACAAACTGGTGAACTGGAATGTGGACTCGCTCGACTGGAAGGGGCTGTCCAAATCACAGGTGCGGAATAATATCATTGCCAATGCCGGCCAAGGGGCCATCATTCTGCAGCATGGCGGAGGCGGCCGGGGCAGCGATTTGCGGGGAACTATACAAGCACTGCCGGAAGTGATCAGCATCATGCGTAATAGAGGTTATACCTTCGTTACCGTCCCGCAGCTGCTTCAGATCAACAAAGAGAAATAG
- a CDS encoding PspA/IM30 family protein, translating to MSIFKRLRDLTMSNVNAIIDKAEDPVKMTDQYIRDMTEDLEDAEKAVAAQIAIEKKFKQLYEEQEALVSKRNQQAHTAAQAGNADLARRALEEKKAAEAKLVEYKASFDQNKASADNLRGKLEEMRKQLTQMKNKRETLVARYNAAKAQTEINKAMSGFSSDSASAGLKRMEDKMLAAEAQAEASNEMSSGNKSLDDEFEKLGKDQAVEDELAALMKQYDKQ from the coding sequence ATGTCTATCTTTAAAAGATTACGTGATTTGACCATGTCCAATGTGAATGCGATCATCGACAAAGCGGAAGACCCGGTCAAAATGACGGACCAATACATTCGTGACATGACTGAAGATTTGGAGGATGCGGAAAAAGCTGTTGCAGCCCAGATCGCCATTGAGAAAAAATTCAAGCAGCTCTATGAAGAACAGGAAGCGCTGGTAAGCAAACGCAATCAGCAGGCGCATACCGCTGCTCAGGCAGGCAATGCCGATCTGGCCCGCCGTGCTCTGGAAGAGAAGAAGGCTGCGGAAGCCAAGCTGGTAGAATACAAAGCAAGCTTTGACCAGAATAAGGCATCTGCGGATAATCTGCGCGGCAAGCTGGAGGAAATGCGCAAACAGCTTACCCAGATGAAAAACAAACGTGAGACGCTGGTTGCCCGTTACAATGCCGCCAAGGCCCAGACGGAAATCAACAAAGCCATGAGCGGATTCAGCTCCGATTCCGCCTCCGCAGGACTGAAACGGATGGAGGACAAAATGCTGGCCGCGGAAGCACAGGCTGAAGCCAGCAACGAGATGAGCTCCGGCAACAAATCGCTGGATGACGAATTTGAGAAGCTGGGCAAGGATCAGGCGGTAGAGGATGAATTGGCCGCACTGATGAAGCAATACGACAAACAATAA
- a CDS encoding amino acid ABC transporter ATP-binding protein, translating to MIAVKNLQKSFGKLEILKGIDLQIHKGEVVVVIGPSGSGKSTFLRCLNLLEQPTGGEITFEGASITDKRHDINVTREKMGMVFQQFNLFPHKTVLQNIMLAPLKVKKQQPAEAEKIALELLQTVGLADKRDAYPAQLSGGQKQRIAIARALAMQPHVMLFDEPTSALDPEMVGEVLEVMKKLAEDGMTMVIVTHEMGFAREVGDRILFMDGGIIVEEGDPSQVFGNPQHARTKDFLSKVL from the coding sequence ATGATCGCCGTTAAGAACCTGCAAAAAAGTTTTGGCAAGCTGGAAATTCTGAAGGGGATTGATCTGCAGATTCACAAAGGGGAAGTTGTCGTCGTTATCGGCCCTAGCGGCTCGGGCAAAAGCACCTTCCTGCGCTGCCTCAATCTGCTGGAGCAGCCTACAGGCGGCGAAATTACCTTTGAAGGGGCATCCATTACAGACAAGAGGCATGATATCAACGTGACCCGGGAAAAAATGGGCATGGTCTTCCAGCAGTTCAACCTGTTTCCGCACAAAACCGTGCTGCAGAATATTATGCTGGCCCCGCTGAAAGTGAAAAAGCAGCAGCCAGCGGAAGCGGAAAAAATCGCCCTTGAGCTGCTGCAGACCGTCGGCCTTGCCGACAAACGCGATGCTTATCCGGCCCAGCTCTCCGGCGGACAAAAGCAGCGGATTGCCATCGCCCGGGCGCTTGCCATGCAGCCGCATGTGATGTTGTTCGACGAGCCCACCTCGGCCCTGGACCCGGAAATGGTCGGCGAGGTTCTGGAGGTCATGAAGAAGCTGGCGGAAGACGGCATGACGATGGTGATTGTTACCCATGAGATGGGCTTTGCCCGTGAAGTGGGCGACCGCATTCTGTTCATGGATGGCGGCATTATCGTGGAGGAAGGCGATCCTTCACAGGTATTCGGCAATCCGCAGCATGCACGGACCAAGGATTTTTTAAGCAAAGTCCTATAA
- a CDS encoding DUF350 domain-containing protein, with amino-acid sequence MDFHILVSMVVWTVSGSVLLCVLMYVDSLFTRYNDLEEIKAGNMAVTMRFVLKLLAQGYILSSSIASSNSLGDALVVSIVSFVLLFFLEKIVRLLLFTWAKLDLDHGTQLGKIGYGVLAGSLHVTGALIIAAFIRG; translated from the coding sequence ATGGATTTCCATATTCTGGTGTCCATGGTGGTATGGACGGTGAGCGGCTCGGTACTGCTATGTGTGCTGATGTACGTGGATTCGCTTTTTACCCGTTATAACGACTTGGAAGAGATCAAAGCAGGCAATATGGCGGTTACCATGCGGTTTGTGCTTAAGCTGCTGGCGCAAGGCTATATTCTATCGTCCTCCATTGCTTCTTCCAACAGTTTGGGGGATGCACTGGTGGTCTCCATAGTTTCCTTTGTTCTTTTATTCTTCCTGGAAAAAATAGTACGTCTGCTCCTGTTCACCTGGGCGAAGCTGGATCTGGACCATGGCACCCAACTGGGCAAAATCGGCTACGGTGTACTGGCAGGCTCCCTTCATGTGACCGGAGCATTGATTATTGCGGCTTTTATTCGAGGTTAG